The genomic stretch gactaacatatttaatacagataaataaaggttcattatgatcTTATTTATCAGATCTCACAAAGTGCAGGGTCGTGATTAGGCCACTATAGAGCACTGAAACCCTATGGTTCATGTTCcgttgagtttggaaaattctgtactcaataatcatcagaatatgtcttctcctgtctctgaaaatttcaaaattaaaaactcTCATTTTGCGAACTCTCATTATATTAGGTGTTTAAATCAACTAGATTATTACAgcgcattgaaaatgtacataaccggaaataactgagccgtaagattttaaaatggaagTGCGTCACAATTCTCAGTAGTCTATTGCTAATGCGACCTCTTTATATATCACAGACTGAAGAAACTTAAGCATTtcttggtaattggtcaacaaagtattgatagtcgcgtaaatattgtcatattaaTAGTCTCAATTTTTGGTTGATCGTAATCCATtgcatacctttctatcaaagttatctgacattatcaagatgaatttgttctgacacaatttaactcttgagttcttgtcatattttattaccagtTTCCAAACTATAGTGAACAAACTGATAATGTAAGAAATGTTAAAGGTGTCTGAACAAAActttggtttgactgtacatATAATCAGTTACTAACCAGCTTTGTTGATGATGAACTTAGTCAATGTTACTAAACTGAACTACATTAACACTGAGCTGAATACAGATATTATTAGTTTCATAACTGATGAACTGCAACATTAACACTGTTAATTTCCTGTTTAGAGGACATGCGTTCTCCAACAAGCATTTGGACTCTTGACCccaaacttaaattaaatttaatgagaTACAACCCTTCAGGAAATTTCCCCAAGTGACAACTAACtgtattctgactactttttagattAGAACTTGTTTTAAACGTACCATATTGACATATTgatcataaaatgtatttgtgacAATTAAGTTCTATCAAATTGAAACCACACAACATTTTAGAAGAACATTTGATGTACATGCATTGTGGTTCAAACCTCAATTCTCTCTTTGTTCTCTTCTTCTTCCTGCTCATGGGTTTGTTTTTCTGCTCCACTCATAGGTTCTTCTAGTTTCCCGCTTTGCTCCTCTCTCTTGCGGACCACCTCGGCTCTCAACCCCTCCACCTCGGCCTGCAGGGCCAGCACATGGTACAAGGAGATCACAGACAGGGAAGAGGAGGTGATGGCAGCAATGACCAGCACTAGAAACAGCCAGGGTAACCTTCTCCGTTCCCCCCGACCTGGACCAACATCTTCAGCAGGCATGGTGGAAACAAACttttagaaaatacagttgttaGTGAATAAATGTAGCATGAATGACATACAAACAGATTCTGAAGAAGCTTTAAAGATCGGAACCCACCTCAAAACATGACTGGATCTATACAGTGAGAGGTTTCTACTCAGAAAGAAGCTTGTCTGGAGTTTTTCATTATGCCTGCTGAATCCAGTTCATCTTCATATGGCATGAACGTTCCCCTAAAGCTCTTAGCACAcatttctttcagacaaatcctaGATCAGACTCTTATTTGTAACTACCCTTCCTCTTTAAGCTGATATTTGTTGATGTGGAAAAGAGGAACACTCCTGGAATCCACAGTTGTAGTCAAACTAAGTACAAAAGCAGCTCTGCTCAACAAATACGTCCTGTCTGGTACAATTCTCCAGCTAACAGTCTGGTTTTTGTGTCCCTTTCCTGCCAAGCTGTCCACACCCACCGTATTTAACTGCACTGCAACCGAAAGTTGCTTTGTCACCACTTACTTTGTGGCTGTTCCGACAAACTGCGTCAAATGTGCAAAGATACACAGCagataaatgaaaatgtcagaTTTGTTCATCATAAATCAACAGCACAtaagaaagtatataaatgatgGGGACAAGCAAAACGAAAGCTATTCTTGGTATAAAATctaaaagaacaaacaaaaacacatcagtttcGTTCTTTTTAAAGTGGAGTTTCCACAGTGAAAACCAGAAACAGGAACCAGTGTCTTGAAAGTACAAAAAGACTCTTGCAGCCAAATTATCAGAAGGGTTTGATTTCTTTATTGCATGTCACCACACAGAAAATAGAAAGTGTGATTCAATCGTATGtacatgaacaaatgattcGAATAGAAAATCCATAGCTCAAAACACGAATGTCAAAAGAATAGGAAAACCCTCCTTGCACATTCAGAACTGAATCTTTCCGCTCTGCtatttactgtaaaaagcaaATATAAAACATGAGCAGcactttatattatttcatatattcagTTTATGAACAAGATGAAATGAGATTTCAACATACAAACTAGCCCCAGAGAATGGCCAGAACATGCCAACGGTGTGTGTTAGTCAAATCTAGTAAACTCTAAAGTAgtattttgattatttgatcatttttcagcatctttgttTCAAGGTTTACACTCAACCACACAGACATTCAATAAGGTATCATGGCACGTCACTTTGAGTTCAACTAAATGAGACATtgcaaatttgaaaatatttcttataaGGTTTAGAGGCAGTTCTTCTTATGAATTAGGCCTATATGATCGATAATGACCATTAcgaatatttcttttaaaatcaaaagctCAACAAACTGACATACAAAAGCATCTCGTGTATTGAAACCATCCAAAAGCCAACTTCCCGGGAACTTCTTCCACTTCTCACTCAATTACAACAGTCCTGTTACTACGTTACTACTAACCAAAAATAATACAAGACATAACTGAAGACAACTAGAGCTCAGCTGTGCTACTATACAATCTTTTAATTACCCTTGAGAACGTCAAATCCCGAAAGGTGGACTTTGAAAGCCTGACTTAACCTCTGGTTTGAAGATAGCAATATTTGCATGCAAACTGACATAGGATCACTCTGCCGTGAAATCTGTCATCTTAAAATTCACAGGCAGTTTTCACGCACTACAACAGACGTGAGCGTAAAAGTGCATCAGAGCTAAACGAAATGTGCTGAGCATCTAAAGCATGCATTAATTACAGACTTGGATGTGCATCGATCCAACACTACATAATGGGTCAGGTTTGCAAAGTCCACCGTTAACCTTTTAACGGGTGCTTGACGGTCAACCACCAATGTGAGACTACAGAAACACAAACCTCATGTCTTTACCCCCAATTCAATACATTAAGTAGTTGAAAGAATGAACATTTTGCCAGCATTTActcttctttcttctgtggaacacaaaaggagacgTTTCAAAGAATGTGCTGGCTGCTCTTCAAGTGCAATGGAAGAGGACAGAATCTATATTCCAATTTCTTTCTGAaattttatttgttcttcaCTGAATCATCATGAGAGAACATTCTGGATGAATCTGTTGAACTATGTTGCAAAGATTTCAGAATTCTGACAGATTCAACGCACTGAGTCTCCAGTCAGTTTAACCTGTCAGAATCTTTGCATAATTTTTAGTGAACAGCAAAACTTCTCAGCTGTCTTTCACTGTGTgacctcaaaataaaagtcatatGGCCAAATTGTAAGATATTTAGACCTGCAACTGCATGGGAAAAGTGACTCAAGTACTCTTCGAAATGTCTCCTTTCACTGAAGAAAAAGTAAATgatggcaatttttttttttgttaattaatccTTACATTGTTGCGAATGTTTTTGCTTTTGAGGGGAGCTGCAAGAAAATGGATGTGTGACACAGTGCAACAGTCACCAATGGGCAGGTTTTCCAACATGATCCAAACAAAACAGGTCATTTGTAAAGATGACGTTAAGCACTTGACCGTATTAAAAGAAGGGAAAGATCTTATTTACAAGTTGTGCAAATGGACTGTGCTTGGAACACTGTCAAGCAGCTGCTATGTGCGATTGCGCTCTTACTTTCAGAAGATCACTAAGCCTGAGAGAGAGTAAACATACTTTAGGCTTGTGGTGTTGGAATTTTCATACAGTGCTCACAGTGAACTGCAGCCTACATGAAAATCAGTATAGAAATCTATACTTCTCACACACAGCTCCATATGCAAATCCAAAACATGGGATCAAACCACAATGAGCCGATTTCCTGAGTGGATTTTTAGCCTTCCGTAAAAAAAGAAGGCAGTGTGATAAATAAAGCTCCAACACGTTACAGCCGGACACAGAAGATTGAATGCATGAAATGCCATAGACGAAGATGTGTGAACTAGGATCAGTTGCCCCTGGTCCATTTAACTGTATTCACTGGATattaaaaggcaaaaaataattttaatgagccctctgttttgtttcaaaaagaaaaagaaaaagaaaaagtttgtatatattacatataaacaaaataaataaaaatagagattctctgtttgtttagtagtttgtttgagttattttagtagTCTTGAAACCTAGGAGTttttgtatggaagcccgtttccgccactgaaaaaaaaaaaaaaaaaacactgcaactttttatctggCAATTCGGACTCTGCaagtttttttcagaaaaaaaagtttacaaagatgtaaacttttcagaattgtgacataaactcgcatttctgaacaattaagtcagaattgtgtgatataaactcacacctgtgacttttttcctatataaactcgcatttctgagaaattaagttaaaattgtatgatataaacatgcaattgcaagttatgaagacagaattgcaagacaaactcacaattctgagaaatgaagtcagaattgcagataATTGCAGAATGTcaattatatctcacaattgtgacttgtttcatgcaactgcaagttaagtcagaattgtgagatatgaactcgcaattctgagaacatatcaatCTTGTttttcaattgtgagtttatattttacaattctgaggaaaaaaaagtcagaattgcaacatataaactcacaactacaagaaaaaaagtgtaagaagtcagaaatgtgggtttttattctgcaatgatgagaaaaaaatttgaactgtgagataaaaaaaaagtccttttaatttttttttaattcattgttggaaaatgggcttccatattcTTGCAATAGTAGTTTGTCATTcatgagtaaaataaaatttgtggtTAACAAATTACATACAGTCATActtcaaatgtgattttttaatcagttttgtattttaaatgtgtaagtgtcaaattaaagtattttttagcAACTTTAACATTACTGTTACCAACTtatgtatgtaatataagtGGTGAAACAAACGTGACAGTCTCCTCACATAATGGTAACCACAGACATTATTTTActcatgcattttaaaccacTATTCTAAAAACGTCTAGACTGGAGAATTCAAGCTAAGACGGAAGTTCTGACCATTGTGATTAGGCAAATAACTATTTCCAATTACGTTTAGATGTGGTGGGGCTTTCAATATACTTTTGAAGTTAGGAAtggtcagtaaataaaaaagaactgaGAGGGCATTAAATCTGAGGCAGGTGCATTCATACTTGAtataaaaactgacaaaaaatattctgaagGCTTAAAAAATTCAGCCTTCTCTATTAAATAAACGAAACTGCAAATAATGAATTCTTGGTGTGTGATCAATGGAAAGAAAGACCTTAGGAAGTTGGGGAGaagagaaataataaaaaagagagaataaaTTGTACATTCTATCTGAGAGGGTCCAGATTTAGAGCAGTCAACAATAGTTACTGTTCTAGATTATGGTGACGTTAGCCGTCCCCTGGGCCGTCTCTTCTCGGGCATGGCTTTTAAGAAGCTCTTTCATAAACTGCTCTAGGGCGGCAAAATAACCCTGGCACTGCCAGGTGTCATTGTGCGTCCCCTCGGGAAAAATGGCGAGGCGTTTAGTCCGAGACGGCGACAGCTCGTACAGCTGTTTCATCATCACCGGAGGGATGAGTTGGTCTGATAAGCCCGAAATGAAGAGAGACGGCATACGGCACAGCGCCACATGTCTATAGGACAGAAACTTGTTCTTGTAGCACCAGAGCGGTAGGTAACGCATGGGGAAGAAAGAGAACAGCGTGGCCGCCATGTGCGGGATGCTCAAGAAAGTGTTCTCCACCATGATGGCGGCCACTCGATGCGGGTTACACGATGCCAGACGGATGGCCACGGCGCCACCCAACGAGCGGCCGAATAGCACCACCTTGGTCTTGTCGATGTCCGGCCGGGTCATGATGTAATCCAAGGTGGCCTCGGCGTCCTGGTACAGGCCCTCTTCGCTAGGTTCTCCTTCGCTCTTTCCGTAGCCTCTGTAGTCCAGCAGTACCACGTTGGTCTTCAGGTTGACTAGCATGAGCAGTGCGTTCGGGACGCGGTGGCCGATGTTCCCCGCATTGCCGTGGAAATATAAAATGGTGGGAGCAGCGGCAGGGTTTTCACCGGTGTAGCGGAGCAGGATGAGGTTGAGCCGCACACCGTCTTTGGTGCGGATGTACACGTTTTCGTGGGGAATTCCCGTCGGCATGGGGACGTAAAGCCGCGAGGATGAGGGCTGGTCGGGAAAGTAGAGCAGCACGTCCTGGAACTTGTACAGGATGCCGGCCACAGAGGCCAGGATGAGTCCTAGCAGGATGAAGCCTCCGTACAAGTGGAAGGTCAGAATGAGGGCCAGCAGGGAGACACGGCAGACTCCCCAGGACCAGGCGCACATGGTCAGCAAACACGCCTCCAATGCCCCCCATAACCTCCATGGCTTCTCCATGACAACCGGGATGACAAGAGTCTCCGAACTCACTGCAGGCGTAATCTGGGGAAACACAGGAGTTAGGTTTGCAGGGTTGCgctgtattattattagacTTTACTATAAcgtttagaatttttttctaagaatgcCACTGTATTTGTACttgttgcattatttttaaattatattattttaaaatgtaataaaaaagatATGCCTCAATGGCACGTGTGTCTTCCTATTTTCACCCCCTTCTTACGGTAAGATATGGCAGTATCACgccggcgcacacaaacacaaaacatatcagttccaggcttctagcattgctaatTTGACAGCACAGTTAGTACTttattcgttgtaaggcctcatgcactaaaccgagatgcccgtactGTGACGGTtgggtacgaatacatgtatcgttacacccctagaaCACACCCTAACTTATCCATTGGAAACTGATTGGATCATGAAAAGTGGCCgatcactagaaagttacaaGCCCGTGAgtttgattaaggttggagctaaactctgcaggaatgTGGACCTTGAGGGCCAGATCCCTTGCCCTAGACCTTCGCAATCAGGGAAGAGACATAAGGGATAATAGAGGATTAATGGGGGCTAGTGCTTTCGAGTGCACTGCCGCATCACTTTGCTGGCCAAAAGAGGTTTGGTCTCTTCTATTATGATGTAGACTGATTGGAAAGGCacaagaagtttttttttttttttacacactttCATTAGAAGGCAGTTTGAAGTATTAAAGCATTAGTTTGACAATATTTTGTGCTTACAAACTGATTCCAGAGGCGTATCAACAAAGATTCTGAACCCATAAAACGAAGCCTAGCCAGACATTCGTGGAGCCTGCGCGAGAGAAGAGCAACCTGTTCGATAAACATTGTACTGTGAGCAAAGTTGATGATTTTAGTTCACTTGGAGACGTAAACAGCAGTCCCAGCCTCCTAAAAGTGTCACCTTGTAaaacacaattcagacttttgaatTACCAAATTCCCCAGACGAGTCTTTCGTTATGACAGGGCTGGTTTCTCTATCTCAGGGTCCTGGAGggtcggtgtcctgcagagtttagctccaaccctaattaaacacacctgaatcagcTAATGAAGGTCtaactaggcatactagaaattTCTAGGCAGGCAGCCAGAAACCTCTGCTTTATCAGGTAAGATAAATAATCAAAGAGTTCTTCTCATTTTGTGAGACACAAGGGTCATGCAGTCATTTATGGTCTCTGATGTTTTGCCATTTTCTAATGAATCATATTGCAGCTCAAGCATTTTAGTCTGTGGTATTGAAATGCAGGTGGTGTCAGTTCCTTTGCACCATGTACACTTGGACTATACACTAGTTTTGGGTTTTGTAAAGGTTGGTATTTATAACTGGTTTCTGTTAAAGCTATGCAATTAATTCAAATACAGTCTCTATTTCGATTTCAGCAGATtatgaaaatacaataattGTGATAAAACGACTATTACGCGCCATTCCGTCCCCTTTCTAGCAATGCCCTTTTGCTTCTCCATAAAAGCCTAATTTCCTTGATTTATTGACGTTGAttagacttcattggtgccccgattttgaacttccaaaatgtagtttaaatgcagcttcaaagggctctaaacgatcccagccgaggaagaagggtcttatctagcaaaacgatctgtcatattttcggaaaataaaaatttgtatactttttaagcacaaaagcttgtgtagcacaggctctgggatgtgcgttcacgtactattgaatcagaAATCTAAAGTATTTTCTGCATGTGCACTTTACGCCCGCTCAGTTAGCGCAGAAAACAAATGATGTCTTGCTGAATGAGTCCTTTTTAGGAGACTATGGGGATGCTTGAATCCTACACAAAATCCTGTTCTGAAAAGCTCAGAAAGTGCAGTGGACACTTAGAATTCTCTAGAAATACCCTTTCCCCATTCTATAATGATTGACGCACAGAAAGAAGACATCTTTGTGGAAATGTTTCTCGGCTGTTGTTAGTCTGGATGCTACCAAAACCAAACACTTCACACACTGCTGATGCGAAGATGATGTTCTAGGGTAGTGATAATCCAGACTAAAATGTTGTATAGCAGGTTGTCATATCAGATATTTATCGTTGTCAGGTACTCTGTTTAGCACAACTGGGTGTGGCCAACTGGGTGTATCTaaaatagggctgtcactaacaattattttggtaattgagtaatctatcgattattctgacgattaatcgagtaatcagataattatatatattttagacctaagtgaacaatagcctttaaaacgtaaaatacatgtattataaTCAACAGATCTAATGcacattacgcattataacaaatgcctgcagagggctCCATTGGcctgatgattgtttttttacactttactacaCAAActagtgtgtttaatattgactcaacaacatttaattcaaatgtacacttaatctttaatacttggcaatttctttatgatagcaaagctacagccactgtaatttcttgaataactgtgttcccagatgaacgttataataaacccaaaggCTCCACACAATAACAGTTTGCGTAGCAGTTGGTGCAAGTACATAAcctacatgcatgtaaataattaaagcgcacgtattaaacctgcatcacctatatttatttaatcgtagtgtttgtgaattcttaatagcattatgctttattatgattttaaatgggtttaataatatgtggaatgcgccacttccagTGTTTTGCCGATTACTCAAGACtggcaaaatgcaatcaagtcttttttttttttttttcctgggtACTCGAATAGAATCAAGGAATTGTACAGCCCTAATCTAAAACATATGATTGCATCCTCCACTTTGTCCACGGTGTTGGATGAAGCATTTGAAGTGCTGGTTGATTATTTTGGACATCTATCAAAGACAAAGTCAGGTAATCAGTATCTATGCACTATTATCTGTAGAGCGATAAGATTGCTTGAAGCCATACTATTGCACAAAATAACGGCTCCTGTCAATTTGAAAATGCTGACAAAATTCTTTTCCACATTTGGCTTTCCCAAAGTCATTTAGACAGATTATGGATCCAACTTTTtgtcatgtgtttttgtttaaacacTTTATCCATGGCATACATAGTGTTAAGTGCATTACTTTAAAAGCAATGCTTCAAAATCACTCCAGGCCTGCTGAGCTGATGCTCAGGCATACTGTTCGAGGTCTGCTCAAAATTCTTAAAGACAGGAAATGTAAAATGCGCATTTGTCATGTTAACGTTAATCATGTCTGGGAAAATGTACAACATGGAAACTGCCGTTGCACCTGCTGCGGTATGGTGTGAATTGTCTGTTACAGATAATAGAGTAGAGGCAGCTGTAGATGAAGACGGTCTGGTGCTAAGGAATTCTCCAACAATTTACGAGGTTAGAGAATTCAGGCATCTTAAAGAATTTGCCTTCTCATCTTTCTCATCTCTCATTTGCCCGATGAACATATGCAGGAGGTAGTGAACATTATTACTAAATTCCCAGCCTTATTTTCAGATGTTCAGACTCAAACCAACTCAAAACAACATGCATATCAGCTCAATCAGCTCAAAGCGCAAACTGCGCTTCTGTTGATGAATGGATTGGCTAGGCGTAGCTGTAGTCTGTGGAACTCTCCACGCCTTTTAGCAAACAAACCTGATGGATCATTTCTGTGCTGTGACCATGCATGATCGTTATCTTCTTCCCAGGATGGAAGATTGTGTTGACAACATAGGACCTGCTGAATTTGTCAGCAAACTTGACTCAGACAAGGATTACCAGCAAGTGTGGACAatcctgttttctatttttcccATAAATACACCAGACATTTAAAGGAATCATTCTACAATTGAGAAAGAAACCTTGGTATTGTTACTCGCattgcaatttaaattttatcaGGCTCTTCTAATTTTCTGGGGCATTCTGATTGCTACATGCCACTGTCAGTCATCATCAGGGGCTGGGTCCAGTGTGCTGACGTCAGCTTATAAAGAGGGCATGTCcttttttgtatatatgtgaTATACAtattgctgaataaataagctttacattgatgcactgtttgttaggaaaggacaatatttggctgaaatacaactatttgaaaatcagaaaACTGAgggaaaatcgcctttaaagttgagcaaataaagttcttagcaatgcatattgttaatcaaaaagttttgatatatttacggtaggaaatttacaaaatatctttatggagcatgatctttacttaatatcctaatgatttttggcataaaagaaaaatcgataatttttgacccatacaatgtatttttggctattgctaaaaaatatacccgtgctacttaagactacagggtcacatatttatttctTACCGTGCTGTATATCGTCCAATATTATGCAAAGCACCATCCAGGGGCACCTAAATGAATGTATTAAGTGATGGAAAATTACGtgtattgcataaaataaatgattttatttataaatatacagaatataaatactttggatgttaaaatatgtcctCAGAGctgttaatgtttgtttatgggcaggttatgcAAGTTTTGATGTGCAATACAGGGCGGTGGTCAGTTCCCCATCTAACACGATTCCAGTTTGGGCACAAGAACCACAAGTGCCGTTACGgtgaaaacaggaaaacagaGGCTGGTCGAGTACACTTGAAATACTTCtgtttaatgtttcatttttacttttattactaatgtttgttaaatgagtttaaatatatgcaatacGTATGTTcttcatattaaaaattatataaaatatgctatgctataaatgttataaataaggGAAGTTTTCACGCAAAACAGTAGTTGTGTGGagtattttacaaaagtttAGAGGATTTAAGTTAAACTACTAaggtaaatattaattaatgtatgaagtaaaaaaaataagacagtataatagtaaaaatgaaTCAACCCATCAGCTGGGTTAAATCAACCCAATAAGCTGGGTTAACAACCCAATTTGCTGagtaaaatgaacccaaaatgtGTTCTGTCCTATATTTACCCAGCCCTTAGGtgaaaaataacccaaattgggttgtttttaacacagtgttttttagagtgtgtgttttgttttatggtgGACTAATGTTGCTTCTTCCATTCCCTAAACCTTCGCAAGCAGTGAAGGAACATACACTTGTAAAAGTGGAAATGCATTTTAGTTGTTTGTGGTTGCCAAGAAACATTACAACATAGAACATTAAAGAAaccgttcacccaaaaataaacattttgtcatttaccCTCCCAAACCTGAATGACTTAAGAAACGTCTTTTTTCTCTATTTAGTGAAAATCCATGGTGATCAAAAATT from Labeo rohita strain BAU-BD-2019 chromosome 9, IGBB_LRoh.1.0, whole genome shotgun sequence encodes the following:
- the abhd13 gene encoding protein ABHD13 — translated: MEKPWRLWGALEACLLTMCAWSWGVCRVSLLALILTFHLYGGFILLGLILASVAGILYKFQDVLLYFPDQPSSSRLYVPMPTGIPHENVYIRTKDGVRLNLILLRYTGENPAAAPTILYFHGNAGNIGHRVPNALLMLVNLKTNVVLLDYRGYGKSEGEPSEEGLYQDAEATLDYIMTRPDIDKTKVVLFGRSLGGAVAIRLASCNPHRVAAIMVENTFLSIPHMAATLFSFFPMRYLPLWCYKNKFLSYRHVALCRMPSLFISGLSDQLIPPVMMKQLYELSPSRTKRLAIFPEGTHNDTWQCQGYFAALEQFMKELLKSHAREETAQGTANVTII